The Rhizobium leguminosarum genome includes a region encoding these proteins:
- a CDS encoding FAD binding domain-containing protein produces the protein MRAIDYTRADSLEAAVEAFAAVGLDARYIAGGTTLYDLMKLGVERPAHLIDVTGIMGLDTIDTDGDVLRFGALALMSDVAYTPAVQEGYPILSESLLKAASQQLRNMATVGGNLLQRTRCPYFRNGAGSLSTVGVYPCNKRVPGSGCAAIGGLDRGHAILGVSDACIAVSPGDWPVALTAMGASVEIHGPAGTRTVPISDFYRLPGDTPHLEFNIAPAELITAITVPKAPSRSSTYHKIRDRESFAFAVASAAVVVEMEGANVRTARIALGGVATIPWRAQSAEETLRGKQLTPEFALEAGRAAFKDARPGQHNAFKSDLGARVVADALMIAAERSA, from the coding sequence ATGCGAGCTATCGATTACACCCGGGCGGACAGCCTCGAAGCAGCCGTCGAAGCCTTTGCTGCGGTCGGCCTAGACGCGCGCTACATCGCCGGCGGCACAACGCTCTATGATCTGATGAAGCTCGGCGTGGAGCGGCCAGCGCATCTTATCGACGTTACCGGCATCATGGGCCTCGACACGATCGACACCGACGGCGACGTACTGCGGTTCGGTGCCTTGGCGCTGATGAGCGACGTTGCTTACACGCCGGCAGTGCAGGAAGGATATCCCATCCTGTCTGAGAGCTTGCTGAAAGCAGCCTCGCAGCAGCTGCGCAATATGGCCACAGTTGGCGGCAACCTGCTTCAGCGAACCCGCTGTCCCTATTTCCGCAACGGCGCCGGGTCACTGTCTACAGTCGGCGTGTACCCCTGCAACAAGCGTGTCCCCGGTTCCGGTTGCGCGGCAATCGGCGGATTGGACCGAGGCCATGCGATCCTTGGCGTGAGTGACGCGTGTATCGCGGTCTCACCAGGAGACTGGCCAGTGGCATTGACGGCGATGGGCGCATCGGTCGAAATTCATGGACCCGCAGGAACGCGCACTGTTCCGATTTCGGACTTCTACAGGCTGCCCGGCGATACGCCACATCTGGAATTCAATATAGCCCCAGCCGAATTGATCACGGCCATTACCGTCCCGAAAGCGCCAAGCCGTTCCTCGACTTATCACAAGATCCGCGATCGGGAGAGTTTTGCGTTCGCGGTGGCATCCGCCGCAGTCGTGGTTGAAATGGAAGGAGCCAATGTCCGAACGGCGCGCATTGCACTTGGCGGGGTCGCAACGATTCCATGGCGAGCGCAGAGTGCCGAAGAGACGCTGCGCGGCAAGCAATTGACGCCCGAGTTCGCACTTGAAGCCGGCCGGGCCGCATTCAAGGATGCGCGTCCGGGCCAGCACAACGCCTTCAAGTCCGATCTGGGGGCCCGGGTTGTTGCCGATGCCTTGATGATTGCCGCGGAAAGGAGCGCGTGA
- a CDS encoding (2Fe-2S)-binding protein codes for MAEQSPADSQGVGVTRRAVLGTGAGVAVATMLPLQSAAAQEISVSNETGTTLFVSTTVNGRAVALDIDSRASLLDLLRERVGFSGTKKGCDHGQCGACTVHLDGRTVVSCLTLAAKVDGRQVMTIEGLADGDTLHPMQTAFIDHDALQCGYCTPGQIMSAVACVRHGHATDKASIREFMSGNICRCGAYAGIVAAIEDVAANSKEG; via the coding sequence ATGGCAGAGCAAAGTCCCGCAGATTCTCAAGGCGTTGGTGTGACGCGTCGAGCCGTCCTTGGCACCGGTGCCGGCGTTGCAGTCGCTACGATGCTTCCACTGCAATCCGCTGCCGCCCAGGAAATTTCCGTTTCGAATGAAACGGGCACAACTCTCTTCGTTTCGACGACGGTGAATGGACGGGCCGTCGCTCTTGATATTGACTCACGCGCATCGCTTCTTGACCTGCTGCGCGAGCGCGTGGGCTTCTCGGGAACAAAAAAAGGCTGCGATCATGGCCAGTGCGGTGCATGCACGGTGCACCTCGACGGCCGAACCGTAGTGTCCTGTCTGACGCTTGCGGCGAAGGTGGACGGACGTCAGGTGATGACCATCGAAGGGCTGGCCGACGGAGATACACTTCATCCGATGCAGACCGCCTTCATCGATCACGATGCATTGCAGTGCGGATACTGCACGCCGGGCCAGATCATGTCCGCCGTCGCATGCGTTCGACACGGCCATGCAACGGACAAAGCCTCGATCCGCGAATTCATGAGTGGAAACATCTGTCGTTGCGGTGCGTATGCCGGAATCGTCGCTGCCATCGAAGATGTGGCAGCCAATTCGAAGGAGGGCTGA
- a CDS encoding type II toxin-antitoxin system VapC family toxin, protein MGFDLSETLRSLKPQKHVGTLERRPDEDLPWVADQPAIGGPLFLDTSVYLDVLQGRSPMEVDRLITYRLCHHSAVCLSELTHAFGRLDPKHASTKAVLETVAATIEDIPEHRLHAPEAAIWGHAGVLAGLLFRLSNLPKGEGHERRFVNDAMVFLQARQLGASVLTGNVRDFDFLSQIIPTGRVILYRAPVEARSS, encoded by the coding sequence GGGATTTGATCTCTCTGAAACCCTCCGATCACTAAAGCCCCAGAAGCACGTCGGGACGCTTGAGCGCAGGCCCGACGAAGACCTTCCTTGGGTTGCTGACCAACCGGCAATCGGAGGGCCTCTGTTCCTGGATACCAGCGTCTATCTGGATGTGCTTCAAGGGCGCTCGCCGATGGAGGTCGATAGGCTGATTACGTATCGCCTATGCCACCATTCGGCGGTCTGCCTGTCTGAGCTGACCCATGCCTTCGGCCGACTGGACCCCAAGCACGCCTCTACAAAGGCGGTGCTCGAAACGGTCGCGGCGACGATCGAAGACATTCCGGAACACCGACTTCACGCCCCAGAGGCAGCCATCTGGGGACATGCCGGCGTGTTGGCGGGTCTGCTCTTTCGCTTGAGCAACCTGCCAAAGGGGGAGGGACATGAGCGCCGCTTCGTCAATGACGCCATGGTTTTCTTGCAGGCACGGCAGCTGGGTGCGAGCGTGCTGACTGGCAATGTTCGCGACTTTGATTTCCTCTCACAGATCATACCGACCGGTCGGGTCATCCTCTATCGAGCCCCAGTGGAGGCGCGATCATCATGA